CGGTGCTCAAACCTTAAAAATTCGTATTGATAACTGGGCTTACTAATGGCTAAATTTACGTTTCCAAGCCCTGCCAAGCTAAACTTATTTTTATATATCACAAACAAGCGGGCAGATGGCTACCATGAATTGCAAACGCTCTTTCAGTTTTTGGATTTCGGCGATGAAATTGAGATTGAGATCACCCAAGATCCAACAATCACCTTACTTAATCAGATTGAAGGCGTGCCTACGGAACAAAATTTGATTTATCGTGCTGCAAAATTATTGCAAGATCAGACCGCTTGTAAACTCGGTGCTAACATCAGCATCACTAAACGCTTACCCATGGGCGGTGGCGTAGGTGGTGGTTCATCCAATGCAGCAACAGTTTTAGTTGCACTTAATCACCTTTGGCAAGCAGGGCTTTCCTTAATCCAACTCGCTGAGATGGGATTAAGTTTAGGTGCAGATGTGCCGATCTTCGTGCGTGGAATGTCCGCTTTTGCTGAAGGTGTTGGTGAAAAACTCACCCCTTGTAAACCTGCTGAAAAATGGTATTTGGTATTAAAACCCGATGAATCTATCTCTACGGCACTCATTTTCAAACATCTAGATCTACCACGAAATACCCCAAAACGTACTCTAGATCAATTATTAGACTCAACTTGGGCAAACGATTGCGAAAAAGTTGTCCGAGATCATTATTCAAAGGTTGATGATCTGCTTAATTGGTTGGTACAATATGCACCGTCTCGGCTAACAGGCACTGGTGCTTGTGTATTTGCCGAATTTGATTGTGAAGAAGAGGCTCGTCGTGTTTTTGCACTGAAACCAGCCGATGTTGAAGGCTTTGTAGCTCAAGGCAAAAACGTTTCACCTTTACATCAAACCCTTAATTTATCTCCCTAATCTATACTTGAGGTTTATCCAAAATGCCTGATATTAAACTCTTCGCTGGAAACGCAACCCCTGAATTAGCAAAACGAATTGCTGAACGTCTCTATATTTCTCTCGGTGATGCAACAGTAGGTCGTTTCAGCGACGGTGAGATTCAAGTACAAATCAATGAAAATGTACGTGGTGGTGACATTTTTATTGTGCAATCAACCTGTGCACCAACAAACGATAACTTAATGGAATTAATCGTGATGGTTGATGCTCTTCGTCGTGCATCAGCAGGTCGTATTACCGCTGTAATTCCTTACTTCGGTTATGCTCGTCAAGATCGTCGTGTACGTTCTGCTCGTGTGCCTATTACAGCAAAAGTTGTTGCAGACTTCTTATCTAGCGTAGGTGTTGACCGTGTATTAACTTGTGACCTTCACGCAGAACAGATCCAAGGTTTCTTTGATGTACCAGTAGATAACGTATTCGGTTCACCGGTGTTAATTGAAGATATCTTAAAGAAAACAGATCTTGTTAACCCAATTGTAGTTTCTCCAGATATTGGCGGTGTAGTACGTGCACGTGCGATTGCAAAATTATTAAACGATTCTGATATGGCAATCATTGATAAACGTCGTCCAAAAGCGAATGTAGCTCAAGTAATGCATATTATCGGTGATGTTGCTGGTCGTGATTGTATCCTGGTTGATGACATGATCGACACGGGTGGTACTTTAGTTAAAGCAGCAGAAGCATTAAAAGAGCGTGGAGCTCGTCGTGTATTTGCTTATGCAACTCATGCCGTCTTCTCTGGAAGTGCAGCGAAAAACCTTGCCAATGAAGCATTAGATGAAGTGATCGTTACAGATACTATCCCATTATCTGCAGAAATTCGTGCATTAAATAAAGTTCGTGTATTAACCTTGTCAGGCATGCTTGCAGAAGCGATTCGTCGTATTAGCAACGAAGAATCTATTTCTGCTATGTTTAGTCATTAATTTAAAGCCCAGCCGAAAGGTTGGGCTTTTTCATATATCATTTTATGTATTCACTGATTAAAAAATTTCTTTTCCAACTTGATGCGGAAAATGCCCATCAATTTGCAATTCAATCGTTAAAACTATTAGGGAAAACACCCTTTTCTAGCTGTTCTTTACCTAACAATCCAGTAGAAGTCATGGGCTTACGCTTTAAAAATCCGATTGGTCTTGCCGCTGGGGCAGATAAAAATGGCGAAGCGATTGATGGATTTGCGAAATTAGGCTTCGGCTTTATTGAAGTTGGGACTGTCACCCCTGTTGCACAAGATGGCAATCCACGTCCACGTCAATTCCGTATTCTAGAAGCTGAAGGCATTATTAACCGTAATGGCTTTAATAATCTCGGTGTCGATGTCCTTATTGAGAATGTGAAACAAGCAAAATATGATGGCGTACTCGGTATCAATATCGGTAAAAATGCCACAACACCGATTGAAAAGAGTTTGGATGACTATCAAATCTGTTTGCGTAAGGTCTATCCACACGCCAGCTATATCACTGTCAATATTTCATCACCAAACACTAAAAATCTTCGTACCTTACAGTATGGCGAAGCTTTAGATGATTTACTGCGTGCACTCAAAGCGGAGCAAGCGGAGCTTTCGCAAAAATTTGCTGTTTACCGACCGCTTGTATTGAAAATTGCGCCAGATTTAACTCATGAAGAGATTGCTTCTGTGGCAGATAGTTTAATCCGTCATCAAATTGATGGCGTGATTGCTGGAAACACTACACTCTCACGAGATACGGTTGCTGGGCTTCCTTTTGCCGATCAACAAGGTGGATTGAGCGGTAAACCGCTACATCACTTAAGCACTCAAGTCATTCATCAACTCTCACAGGAATTAAAAGGACAAATTCCAATTATTGGAAGCGGTGGTATTCATTCGGTAGAATCAGGGCAAGCTAAAATTGATGCTGGAGCAAGTCTATTACAACTCTACTCTGCTATGGTTTATCAAGGTCCTACATTAATTCATCAATTAGTGAAAGGAATTAAGCTATAAAAATTTATCCTAGTACGGATAGGCGTACTAGGATAAAAGTAAATTATAGATCATCAATCACCACATAAACCTTATTCACAGGTCCGTGTACGCCAACAACTTTGATTAACTCAATATCTGCCGTAGCACTTGGTCCTGAAATAATGTTTACACAAGATGGCATCCTTTCACCTTGTTGCGCTTTGTCGTGTAGGATTTTAGCTAACTGTGCCACACGGGGTAGCACGGTGCTGGCACGCAAGACGACAATGGATTTTTCAGGTAACAAGCTGACTGAACGTCCAAATTCTTTATCTGAAAACAGTACAATACCGCCAGATTCCGTTAAGCCGTATTCGCCGTAAACCACGCCGATATTGGCTTTTTCCGCTTTATCGATATTCACACTGCCATCTGTATTGTGATCCCAAACATAGCTGTCGTATTTAGCTTGCAATGCTGGCGTAATGCCTAAATCAACTAAACGGCTGTCGTTATTAATAATCACCGAGCCACCGCCATATTTATCACAAAGTGCGGTCACTTCTGCAATCAGATTTTCTTCTTTCACCACCGCCACATCGGTCATCATCACTTTAGCAAAGCTAACAAATTCCTCGACTAATTGAGCTTGAGTGCGATCCGTTAAGCGTGTCGTTGGATAATCATTGACTAATTTCGGCATTGGTTCAGGTACGAGCTGACGTGGTCTGCCCATTCTTTCCGCCAGTTTATTTAGAAAATTTTCACGGTTTTGTAAATCCATTCTCTTATCCTCTGTTGTTGAACCATTCACGGAAACTTTCGCCTTCAGCTGACGGTAAATCACGGGCTTTTGTCCATTCTGCAAGTGCGCCTACTTGAATTGGAGCTTTGCCGTTTTTAATGAATTTACCTGCCACTTTTGCCCCGATATTCACCCCGACTTTCCATAAAGTTGGGTGTGAGTTAGCAAAGTTGAAGCCGAAAATCGACAAACGCTCTGCCGTTGGCGTCATACCATTTTGAGCGATATGTTCACGGTGTTTTAAGATAAGCTGTGCCAGTGGAATTTTCACTGGGCAAACGGAGTTACAAGCGGTACAAAGCGAACAAGCATAAGGCAGTTCTTTAAATTCTTCATAGCCACCGAGTAATGGCGAGATCACCGATCCAATTGGTCCTGGATAGATCGAGCCGTAGCCGTGTCCGCCAATTTGACGATACGCAGGGCAAGTGTTCAAACACGCACCGCAACGGATACAACGTAAAACTTCTTTAAATTCGCTTTCAAGGATTTTTGAACGTCCGTTATCCACGATAACTAAATGGAACTCTTCTGGCCCGTCCGTTTCGCCTTCAAGACGTGGTCCTGTTAGCCAAGTGTTATAGGCAGTGAGTTTTGCACCAACCGCACTTCTCGCTAGCATTGTGATTAACACATCAACTTCTTGGAAAGTTGGGGCTAAACGTTCCATACCCATTACAGCGATATGAGTTTTTGGCACCGTTGTTGCTAAACGTAAGTTACCTTCGTTAGTGACTAAACAGACAGAGCCTGTTTCCGCTACGGCAAAGTTACAGCCACTAATACCGATGTCTGCCTCTAAGAAATCTTTGCGGATCACTTGACGCACAAAAGCGGTCATTTCTTCTGGCGTTTCTGAGCCATTATAGCCTAGCTGTTCGTGTAACTCTTGACGGATTTTATAGCGATCTTTGTGAATTGCAGGTACAACGATGTGAGATGGCTTATCGCCAACGATTTGCAGTAAATATTCGCCTAAGTCCGTTTCAACCACTTTAATACCTTCGTTTTCAAGGACGTGGTTTAAGCCGATCTCTTCCGTCACCATTGATTTGGATTTAACAATCTTCTTGGCATTTTTTTCTAAGGCGATTTGACGGATATAAGCGGTCGCTTCTTCGGCAGTTTCTGCAAAAAAGACTTTACCGCCGTTTTGTTGCACTTTTTCGCTTAATTGGTAGAGATAAGCATCTAAATTGGCAAGAACGTGGTTACGGATCTGTTTTGCCGCGTCACGCCACTCTTCCCAATGACCAAGTTCGTCTACCATTCTTTGACGGTTCGCCCCGATGGTTTCTTGGGCTTTCACTACAGCTTTACGCATCATTGCGTTGTGGATTTGATCGTCCACTCGTTTTTTAAAGGCAAGATTGCTAGTTTTTAATGACATCTTATTTGCCCTCCTGCATTAATACTTCGGCAATGTGCATTACCTTAATATTTTTCCCTTCACGGCTCAAACGTCCACCGATGTTCATCAAACAGCTCACATCTGCCCCGATCAAGTATTCTGGCTCAACATCAGCAATATGCTCTACTTTTTCTTTAACCATTTCGCCTGAAATTTCCGCCATTTTGACCGAGAAAGTGCCACCAAAACCGCAACAGGTTTGTTGATTTTGAATTGGTAACAGCTCTAAGCCTTTGACGTTTTGTAATAAGGTGATCGGTTCATTCACAATGCCTAATTTACGAGATAGGCTGCAAGATGGGTGATAAACAGCTTTGCCTGTTAAGGTTGCACCAACATTGGTAACACCCAGTTTATTGACGATAAAATCTGTTAAATCATAAAAACGGTCAGCGACTTTTTTCGCACGAGCCACCCATTCTGGTTCGCCAAAGCGTTCAAAATGGTCAGGATAGGTTTTAATTGCATAAACACAAGAACCTGCAGGGGCAACAATTGGATAATCATTGACTTCAAAAGTTTCCACTAACTTTTTCATTCCCTCAAGGGCTTGTTTTGTATAACCACTGTTAATTGCAGGCTGTCCGCAACACCCTTGTTTTTCAAGGAAAGTGATTTTACAGCCTAGTTTTTCTAACAGTAATACACTGTTTTTGGCAATACTCGCTTTAAGTACATCTGCAAGGCAAGTCACATAAAAGTTCACGTTCATAATATCCCCACAATATAATTAAAATGAAAAACAAGCGGTAAGATCGACACCTTATTTTGCAAATCTTATCAGCTTACTATCTCCTTTCTAATACCATAAACCGACAACGAAACGGATTTTGCTCATCAATCTCCGACCATTTTTCTTCAACTATTTTCCATTGAGTCTCATCAAACTCAAAAAACGTATCACCATCAATCTCTGCTTGAATTTCCGTAAGATAAAGTTTGTTCGCTAATGGCATGGCTTGTTTAAATAGCTCTACACCACCAATAATCATAATCTCATCTATATTTGCAAAACTTTTCGCTAAAGTGACCGCTTGTTCAAGGCTTGTCGCAGAATAAGCCCCCTCTACACTGAAGCCTGTGCGAGAAAGAATAATATTCGGGCGTTTCGGCAACAGTCTGCCGATAGATTCATAGGTTTTTCGGCCCATAATGACTGGTTTACCTACAGTATTTGATCTAAACCGTGCGAGATCAACAGGTAAATGCCAAGGCATTGCATTATCTTTACCAATCACTTTATTCAAAGTGCGGGCAACAATTACATTAATTTGAATCATAACAACATAACTCTTTTGAAATGAAAAGGATTTTAGCAGATAATAGCAAACAGTTTCTTTTCTTTTTACAAATTATTATGGCAAAAACAATCGTAGTAAAATTAGGCACTAGCACCCTAACCCACGGCACCAAAAGTTTAAGCCGTCCACATATGCTAGAAATCGTAAAACAAGTTGCTCAACTGCACGAACAGGGACATCGCATTATTATTGTGACCTCTGGGGCAGTCGCCGCTGGGCGTGATTACTTAGGGCATCGTGAATTGCCAAAAACGTTGGCAACCAAACAGCTTCTAGCCGCAGTCGGACAAAGCCAGCTCATTCAAGTGTGGGAAAGCCTCTTTTCCATTTATAACATCAAAATCGGGCAAATGCTTTTAACCCGTGCAGATATTGAAAATAAAGATCACTTCTTAAATGCAAGGGATACGCTCACCGCCTTGCTCGATCAACAAATTATCCCGATTATCAATGAAAATGATGCGGTGGCAACAGCAGAGTTTCGTATCGGCGATAACGATAATTTATCGGCACTCGTAGCGATTTTAGCTCAAGCAGAGTTATTGATTTTGCTCACCGATCAAGAAGGGTTATACGACAGTGATCCACGTTCAAACCCAAATGCCAAACGCATTCCTGTTGTTGAAAAAATCACCCCTGAAATTCGCCAAATGGCAGGGGGAAGTGGCACAACCTTAGGCACAGGCGGTATGAGTACCAAAATCACTGCTGCCGATATTGCCACTCGTTCTGGCGTTGAAACCGCGATTGCTTCTGGTGAACGTCCGAATGTGATTTTTGAAGTGGCACAAGGAGCGGAAATTGGCACACACTTCTTAGCCCAACACGACAAAATCGAAGGTCGCAAACAGTGGCTCTTTGGCGCACCACCTGCTGGCACAATTTATATCGATCAAGGGGCAGAAAAAGCGTTAGTGGAACAGCATAAATCGCTTTTACCTGCAGGTATTGCCAAAATCGAAGGGCAATTTGCACGGGGCGAAGTGGCAAAAATTTGCAACCTTGACGGCAAAGTGCTTGCTCTTGGCATTAGCCGTTATAACAGCGATGCCCTTGCGCTAATCAAAGGCAAAAAATCTAGCGATATTGAAACTATTTTGGGCTATGAATTTGGTTCAGTGGTGTTCCACCGAGATGAAATGGTGGTGCATTATTAATGCATAAAGTGTAAGGAAAAATATGGAACTTGGACTTGATATTGCGATTATCTTATTTGTTGCAGCTTTCGTGGCTGGTTTTATTGATGCCATTGCAGGTGGTGGCGGATTAATTACTATCCCAGCCCTACTCTCTGTAGGAATTCCTCCCGCTATGGCACTTGGAACCAATAAATTGCAAGCGTGTGGAGGTTCCTTTTCCGCATCACTCTATTTTGTACGCAAAAAAGCCGTTAATTTAAAAGAGATTTGGCTCTTAATCCTCCTCACCTTTATTGGTGCGGCAATTGGTACAATTTTAGTACAACTCATTGATGTCAATGCACTAAAAGTTGTTCTTCCTTTTCTTATTTTAATTATTGGATTTTACTTTTTATTAAGTCCAAGTTTAGGCGATGAACAACGTCGCCAAAGAATGAGTTATCCAATGTTCGCTTGTACCGCAGCGATGGGAATTGGGTTTTATGATGGCTTATTCGGCCCTGCTACAGGTTCATTTTTTACCCTTGCCTTTGTTTTACTTCTTGGATTTAACCTGACCCAAAGTGTTGCTCATGCTAAAATATTGAATTTTACATCCAACATTGCTTCTCTGATCTTTTTTATGCTCGGCGGTGCGATCTTGTGGAAAGTAGGTTTTCTTATGATGATCGGTCAATTTATTGGCGCATCCCTTGGCGCAAGAATGGTTATGACCAAAGGGAAAAAAATTATTCGCCCATTAATTGTGGTGATGTCCTTTACTATGGTTGCTAAAATGCTATGGGATCAAGGCTATTTTGCTTTTTTAGGATAACAGATGAATAAAGAAAAACGTATTGAGATACTGACTCGCTTACGCAATGAAAACCCACACCCCACTACCGAGTTGCAGTATTCTACCCCTTTTGAATTATTGATTGCGGTGATTTTATCTGCTCAAGCGACAGATGTGGGTGTCAATAAAGCTACGGCTAAACTTTATCCTGTGGCAAATACACCTCAAGCGATTTTAGATTTAGGGCTTGATGGGCTAAAAGAGTATATTAAAACTATTGGGCTTTATAACAGCAAAGCGGAAAACATCATCAAAACTTGCCGTGATTTAATTGAAAAACACAATGGCGAAGTACCTCAAACCCGTGAAGAATTAGAAGCCCTTGCTGGTGTGGGGCGTAAAACGGCAAATGTGGTGCTGAATACCGCCTTTGGGCAGCCGACCATTGCGGTCGATACGCATATTTTCCGTGTTTCTAACCGTACTAATTTTGCCCCAGGGAAAGATGTGGTTAAGGTGGAAGAAAAGTTACTGAAGGTGGTGCCTGATGAATTTAAGGTGGATGTTCATCATTGGTTGATTTTACACGGTCGCTACACTTGCATTGCTCGCAAGCCTCGCTGTGGCTCTTGTATCATTGAAGATTTATGTGAATATAAAGAAAAAACAGAAATTTAAACAACACAAGCGGTCAGTTTAGGATAGAAATTTGCAAATGCTAAGCACAAAGTGACCGCTTGTAAGGCTAAAAATACAAAAGCGGACATCAGTCCGCTTTTCTCATTATTTCTTACGCTCAACCCACTTGCCATCAAGGTAATCCACAATCCATTTGGTTGCCTTGCCGTTTTTCTCAGAGGTCACATACTGACGTTTTTCTTTACGGCTAAAGCGGATAATGGCTTCATTGCCTTCAGGGTCTTGTTGTGGTGCATCTGCAAGGTATTGTAGTTTTTCAGGCAGACGATCACGGTATAAGGCTAATTCTGCCACTTTCGGGGCGCGTGTTTCACGGGATTTCGGGAAGTTGTGTGCCGACATAAATACACCGCTTGCGCCATCTCGTAGCACAAAATAAGCGTCCGATTTTTCGCATTTTAACTCAGGGAATGCCACTGGTTCTTCTCGTGGTGGTGCGACTTCGCCATTTTTGAGAATTTTGCGAGTGTTGTCACAGTTGGTACAGCCCATATATTTGCCGAAACGTCCAAGTTTTAAGTGCATATCCGAACCGCATTTGTCACATTCGACAATCGGGCCGTCATAGCCTTTAATTTTGAAAGAACCTTCTTCAATCACATAGCCATCGCAATTCGGGTTATTACCGCAAATGTGAATTTTACGTTGTGGATCGATCACATAGCTGTCCATTGCCGTATCACATTTCGGGCAACGTTTGCGTTTCATTAATGCGTTCGTTTCCGAATCTTCGTCTAACACGTTTAGCAATTCCGCTTCTGGAATTAAGTTGATCGTGGTTTTGCAACGCTCTTTTGGTGACAAAGCATAGCCTGTACAGCCTAAGAACACGCCTGTGCTTGCGGTGCGGATCGCCATTTGGCGTTGGCAAGTCGGACAGTGAATGTCTGTTGGCACTAAATTATTCGGACGCATTCCGCCTTCAAGTTCATCAAGCTCTGCGGTAGTTAATTTTTCTGAGAAATCGGCAAAGAAGCGGTTTAATTCGACTTTCCAGTTGCTATTGCCCGACGCAATTTGGTCAAGAGTATCTTCCATATTTGCCGTAAAATCGTAGTTCATTAAATCGCTAAAGGCTTCGTTTAAGCGATCTGTCACGATCTCGCCCATTTTCTCTGCATAGAAACGGCGGTTTTCTACTCGCACATAGCCACGCTCTTGAATGGTTGAGATAATCGCAGCATAGGTTGATGGGCGACCGATCCCTCGTTTTTCCAACTCTTTCACCAACGCCGCTTCGCTATAACGTGCTGGCGGTTTGGTAAAGTGTTGGCTAGGTTCAACGGCGTTCAGTTTCAAGGTTTCATTCAGACTAACTTCTGGCAACTCTTGATCTTCCGCTGTTTTGCCTTGAATTGGCAATACTTTTGTCCAACCGTCAAAACGTAATACACGCCCTTTGGTTTTGAGTTCGTAATCCCCTGCTGTTACCGTTAAACTGGTTGAGTCATATTCTGCAGGGGTCATTTGGCAAGCAAGGAATTGTCGCCAAATCAGGTCATATAGGCGTTCTGCATCTTTTTCCATACCGCTTAGATCTTGCATTTTCACCATCACATCAGATGGACGAATGGCTTCGTGAGCCTCTTGCGCTTTCTCTTTGCTGGCATAGAAATTCGGTTTTTCAGGTAAATAACGCTCACCAAATTGCTTTTCGATATAGCTACGAGCCATCGTCAGTGCATCTTGACTCAAGTTAGTTGAGTCGGTACGCATATAGGTGATGTAGCCAGCTTCATACAGACGCTGTGCCAACATCATCGTTTTCTTCACACTAAAGCCTAAACGGGTACTTGCCGTTTGTTGTAAGGTGGAAGTAATAAACGGCGCTTTCGCTCTTGATGAAGTTGGTTTTTTATCAATTTCAGTGACGATAAATGCAGAATTTTGCAAAGATTTTACCGCTTGTTCTGCTTCTTTTTGGTTTTTCGCTGAGAATTTTTTGCCTTTATGCTGTACAAGTTCTAAAGCGAGATCGCCTTTTTTCGCAGAAGTTTTGGCTAAAATATCCCAAAACTCTTCAGGCTGGAACGCCTTGATTTCACGTTCACGCTCAACCAACAATTTCACAGCCACAGATTGTACACGCCCTGCCGATAAGCCACGAGCCACTTTTTTCCAAAGCAACGGCGACACCATAAAGCCCACCACACGATCTAAGAAACGACGTGTTTGTTGAGCATTTACTCTATCCATATTGAGCTGTTCAGGCTTTTCAAAGGCTTGTTTGATCGCATTTTTGGTAATTTCATTGAACACCACACGGCTAAAACGCTCGTTCTCACCGCCAATCACCTCACGCAAATGCCACGCAATCGCCTCCCCTTCTCTATCCAAGTCGGTGGCGAGATAGATATGATCGGCTTTTTTGGCAAGGGATTTCAGCTCTGAAACCACTTTTTCTTTACCTGGTAAAATTTGGTAAGTGGCATTCCAGTCGTGATAAGGATCCACGCCCATACGCTTCACTAAAGCGGTACGTTCTTTCTCTGATTTTACTAAGGCTTTTTGTTCTGCACTCATACCTTTAGTTGAAACCGCTTTAGCTTTTTCGGTTTTTTCTTCTTTTTCTGCGCCGCTTGTTGGTAAATCACGGATATGTCCGACACTGGATTTAACGACGAAATCACGGCCTAAATATTTATTGATAGTTTTGGCTTTAGCCGGCGACTCGACAATTACTAATGATTTTCCCATTGAGAACACCTAAATTAAATAATGATATAAATAATATTGAAATTATTTCTTGAAAGTAAATATTAAAATTGAATTGCATTAAAATTCTTGTAACAATAGCAAGCATTTTCCTAAAAGACAATATAAAGCAGAATACTATGGATAAACTCAACGCAATAAATCTCTTTTGTAAAGTCATTGAAACCCAAAGTTTTACCCAAGCGGCACAACAAGAACAGATTTCTCTCGCGATGGCGAGTAAACTGGTTGCTCAATTAGAAGAACACCTCAACGTTCGCTTATTACAACGTACCACACGCCGTATCAGTCCAACGGAAGCAGGTTTACTCTTTTACCAACGCTGTCAGCCCATTTTAAACGAACTTAAAGACGCTGAAGCCTGTGTAACGAACATTACCTCAACACTACAAGGGAAGCTCACAATGTCGTTGCCGATGGATTTTGGTTCTCGTTTTATTGCCCCACATTTAAGTAAATTTACTGAAACCTATCCACATTTACAGCTCAATTTAGAATTTAATGATCGACGAGTTGATGTTGTCTCTGAAGGATATGATTTAGTGCTTAGAATAGGCAAACTTGAAGATAGTTCTATTGTTGCAAAAAAAATTGGCCAATCTAAACATTTAGTTGTTGCATCCCC
Above is a genomic segment from Actinobacillus indolicus containing:
- the topA gene encoding type I DNA topoisomerase — protein: MGKSLVIVESPAKAKTINKYLGRDFVVKSSVGHIRDLPTSGAEKEEKTEKAKAVSTKGMSAEQKALVKSEKERTALVKRMGVDPYHDWNATYQILPGKEKVVSELKSLAKKADHIYLATDLDREGEAIAWHLREVIGGENERFSRVVFNEITKNAIKQAFEKPEQLNMDRVNAQQTRRFLDRVVGFMVSPLLWKKVARGLSAGRVQSVAVKLLVEREREIKAFQPEEFWDILAKTSAKKGDLALELVQHKGKKFSAKNQKEAEQAVKSLQNSAFIVTEIDKKPTSSRAKAPFITSTLQQTASTRLGFSVKKTMMLAQRLYEAGYITYMRTDSTNLSQDALTMARSYIEKQFGERYLPEKPNFYASKEKAQEAHEAIRPSDVMVKMQDLSGMEKDAERLYDLIWRQFLACQMTPAEYDSTSLTVTAGDYELKTKGRVLRFDGWTKVLPIQGKTAEDQELPEVSLNETLKLNAVEPSQHFTKPPARYSEAALVKELEKRGIGRPSTYAAIISTIQERGYVRVENRRFYAEKMGEIVTDRLNEAFSDLMNYDFTANMEDTLDQIASGNSNWKVELNRFFADFSEKLTTAELDELEGGMRPNNLVPTDIHCPTCQRQMAIRTASTGVFLGCTGYALSPKERCKTTINLIPEAELLNVLDEDSETNALMKRKRCPKCDTAMDSYVIDPQRKIHICGNNPNCDGYVIEEGSFKIKGYDGPIVECDKCGSDMHLKLGRFGKYMGCTNCDNTRKILKNGEVAPPREEPVAFPELKCEKSDAYFVLRDGASGVFMSAHNFPKSRETRAPKVAELALYRDRLPEKLQYLADAPQQDPEGNEAIIRFSRKEKRQYVTSEKNGKATKWIVDYLDGKWVERKK
- a CDS encoding LysR family transcriptional regulator, which translates into the protein MDKLNAINLFCKVIETQSFTQAAQQEQISLAMASKLVAQLEEHLNVRLLQRTTRRISPTEAGLLFYQRCQPILNELKDAEACVTNITSTLQGKLTMSLPMDFGSRFIAPHLSKFTETYPHLQLNLEFNDRRVDVVSEGYDLVLRIGKLEDSSIVAKKIGQSKHLVVASPDYLTKFGTPQTALELQEHQCLLYETQYFWQFNENGRQIKFKPQSQVYSNNGYALVQMAKSGQGIINIPKFLIKDELSAGELVPILHHLDQEALDISLLYPNRRYLSPKVKVAIEFFSQLMQEQKEFI